A window of the Sporosarcina sp. FSL K6-2383 genome harbors these coding sequences:
- the argR gene encoding transcriptional regulator ArgR, protein MNKGHRHIRIRDIISNFEVETQDQLVDSLKEAGVAVTQATVSRDIKEMHLIKVPLPDGRYKYSLPAVHSHNTEQKLNRMLTDAFVSIDGAGHFIILKTLPGNAQAVGSLIDHLGWDEMLGTICGDDTCLIICRDDSLTMLVKEKLLAML, encoded by the coding sequence ATGAACAAAGGGCATAGACATATTCGGATTCGTGATATTATTTCTAATTTTGAAGTAGAAACACAGGACCAGCTTGTTGATAGTTTAAAAGAAGCGGGAGTAGCTGTGACACAAGCGACTGTGTCACGAGATATTAAAGAGATGCATCTTATTAAAGTACCGTTACCAGATGGTCGTTATAAATACAGTTTACCTGCCGTACATAGTCATAATACGGAGCAAAAGCTCAACCGTATGTTAACAGATGCATTTGTTAGCATTGACGGAGCTGGACATTTCATCATATTGAAAACGCTTCCTGGAAACGCTCAAGCCGTCGGATCCCTTATTGATCATTTAGGGTGGGATGAGATGCTTGGAACAATCTGCGGTGATGATACATGTCTTATTATTTGCCGAGATGACTCTTTGACGATGCTTGTCAAAGAAAAATTACTTGCCATGCTTTGA
- the recN gene encoding DNA repair protein RecN, with product MLSEISIKNFAIIESLDITFEDGLTVLTGETGAGKSIIIDAVQLLAGGRGSHEFIRHGAVKAELEGLFTIAESAHPVIDKLAELGIDVEDGNIILRRDLSANGKSVCRVNGKLVTIAVLREIGSQLIDIHGQHENQELMYERSHIHLLNHFAGDELARATDNYSDLYERYRKLKRKLETANENEQQVAQRIDLYSFQLKEINAAALVIGEEDELEAEKQKLQNFNRLYERLNTAYLSISGDTHALDWVGSAMSDIEDAASVDKTLIPHAETVATSFYSLQDTAHELKSILDNMEFDPNRLEAVEDRLALQISLKRKYGKTIEDILLYRDKIADDLENLIGRDERLAEQQEKMVQLLQDLEVEAAELSIIRHEVSSRLQQAIMEQLQQLHMKKASFKVEITRKAAGVFDANGYDDVRFLISTNVGEPLKPLVKVASGGELSRITLALKTIFSKHQGITSLIFDEVDTGVSGRVAQAIAEKIAMIAMHSQVLCISHLPQVAAMADHHCLIKKEVEDDRTRTAIHDVIESERTQELSRMLSGAEITPLTLKHAEELLTLAEERKKTFR from the coding sequence TTGTTGAGTGAAATTTCCATTAAAAATTTTGCGATTATTGAAAGCCTCGACATAACCTTTGAAGATGGGCTGACTGTCTTAACGGGAGAAACAGGTGCGGGGAAATCGATTATTATTGACGCTGTTCAGCTACTGGCAGGAGGTAGAGGATCACACGAGTTTATCCGTCATGGTGCGGTCAAGGCAGAGCTAGAAGGACTGTTTACCATTGCGGAGTCGGCACATCCAGTCATTGATAAATTAGCGGAGCTCGGTATTGATGTGGAAGATGGTAACATCATCTTGCGACGCGATTTAAGTGCCAATGGTAAATCGGTCTGTCGTGTCAATGGTAAGCTTGTCACCATTGCCGTTTTAAGAGAAATCGGTTCCCAGCTAATCGATATTCACGGGCAACATGAGAATCAGGAGCTTATGTATGAAAGAAGTCATATTCACCTATTGAATCATTTTGCAGGTGACGAGTTAGCACGTGCGACTGACAATTATTCCGATCTCTACGAACGGTATCGAAAGTTGAAGCGTAAGCTTGAAACGGCTAATGAAAACGAACAGCAAGTAGCTCAGCGTATCGATTTGTATTCATTCCAGTTGAAAGAAATTAATGCAGCTGCACTTGTCATCGGTGAAGAGGATGAACTAGAAGCAGAAAAGCAAAAGTTGCAAAATTTTAACCGTTTATATGAGCGTTTAAATACAGCCTATCTATCCATTAGCGGAGATACGCATGCACTTGATTGGGTTGGCTCAGCTATGAGTGATATTGAAGATGCAGCTTCTGTCGACAAAACATTGATTCCACATGCAGAAACCGTTGCGACAAGCTTTTATTCGTTACAGGATACTGCACATGAACTCAAAAGCATACTGGATAATATGGAATTCGATCCGAATAGGCTTGAAGCAGTGGAGGATCGGCTTGCCCTCCAAATTTCACTGAAAAGGAAATACGGCAAAACGATTGAGGATATTTTGTTGTATCGTGATAAAATTGCAGATGATCTGGAAAATTTAATAGGACGAGATGAACGATTAGCTGAACAACAGGAAAAAATGGTGCAATTATTACAGGACTTAGAAGTGGAAGCGGCTGAGTTATCCATTATCCGCCATGAGGTATCTAGCCGGTTGCAACAAGCAATTATGGAGCAACTGCAACAGTTACATATGAAAAAAGCATCATTTAAAGTAGAAATCACACGTAAGGCAGCGGGTGTTTTTGATGCGAACGGTTACGACGATGTGAGATTCCTCATTTCAACAAACGTTGGAGAACCTTTGAAACCGCTCGTTAAAGTAGCATCTGGCGGAGAGCTTTCACGAATTACATTAGCATTAAAGACGATTTTTTCCAAACACCAAGGAATTACTTCGCTTATTTTTGACGAAGTCGATACAGGTGTGAGTGGTAGAGTAGCACAAGCCATCGCAGAAAAAATTGCAATGATTGCAATGCATTCACAAGTTTTATGTATTTCCCACTTACCACAAGTTGCGGCAATGGCTGATCATCATTGTCTCATTAAAAAAGAAGTGGAAGACGACAGAACCCGAACAGCTATCCATGATGTCATTGAATCGGAAAGAACCCAAGAGCTTTCAAGAATGTTGTCTGGTGCTGAAATTACACCACTTACATTAAAACATGCAGAAGAATTACTAACCTTAGCAGAAGAACGAAAAAAAACATTTCGATGA
- a CDS encoding TlyA family RNA methyltransferase, with translation MTNRIPKERVDVLLVTRGLVETREHAKRSIMAGIVFSAETRLVKPGEKIPVDAPLIVKGSTLKYVSRGGLKLEKALEQFEVDVKGKIVLDIGSSTGGFTDCALQNGAVHGYALDVGYNQLAWKIRQDPRVTVMERTNFRHATPDLFTEGVPQFATIDVSFISLTLILPALKGIIAQGGDVIALVKPQFEAGKGKVGKKGVVRERSVHFDVLKKIADASIQEGFSLRGLSFSPVTGGEGNIEFLFHLTAEDNPTTLFDDDSYNKLIDEAYKKLQ, from the coding sequence ATGACAAATCGAATACCGAAAGAGCGGGTCGATGTCTTGCTCGTTACACGCGGGCTTGTTGAAACGCGAGAACATGCTAAACGATCAATAATGGCAGGTATCGTCTTTTCTGCAGAAACAAGACTCGTTAAGCCCGGAGAAAAAATTCCGGTAGATGCACCCCTTATTGTCAAAGGCTCCACATTGAAATATGTCAGCCGAGGCGGATTGAAGCTAGAGAAAGCATTGGAACAGTTCGAAGTCGATGTCAAAGGTAAAATCGTACTTGATATCGGGTCATCTACGGGTGGTTTTACAGATTGTGCATTGCAGAATGGTGCGGTGCATGGCTATGCACTAGACGTTGGTTACAATCAATTAGCTTGGAAAATACGCCAAGATCCACGTGTAACGGTGATGGAAAGAACGAATTTCAGGCATGCGACACCAGATTTGTTTACCGAAGGTGTCCCGCAATTTGCGACCATTGATGTGTCGTTCATTTCATTAACACTTATTTTACCTGCATTGAAAGGTATCATTGCGCAAGGCGGAGATGTCATTGCGCTGGTGAAGCCACAGTTTGAAGCTGGTAAAGGTAAAGTCGGTAAAAAAGGAGTCGTCCGTGAAAGGTCTGTTCATTTCGACGTATTGAAAAAAATTGCAGATGCATCGATTCAAGAAGGATTTAGTCTGCGTGGTCTGTCATTTTCACCTGTTACAGGAGGAGAGGGGAATATTGAATTCCTCTTTCATCTAACGGCTGAGGATAATCCAACGACTCTTTTTGATGACGATTCGTATAACAAGCTGATTGATGAAGCCTACAAGAAATTGCAATAG